The Canis lupus dingo isolate Sandy chromosome 11, ASM325472v2, whole genome shotgun sequence genome includes a region encoding these proteins:
- the EXOSC3 gene encoding exosome complex component RRP40: MAEAVGAAAESLPGDRARAARTVLDQVVLPGEELLLPEQEDAEGPGGPGERPLRLNAGTRSRGRVVCGPGLRRCGDRLLVTKCGRLRHKEPGGGSGGGVYWVDSQQKRYVPVKGDHVIGIVTAKSGDIFKVDVGGSEPASLSYLAFEGATKRNRPNVQIGDLIYGQFVVANKDMEPEMVCIDSCGRASGMGVIGQDGLLFKVTLGLIRKLLAPDCEILQEVGKLYPLEIVFGMNGRIWVKAKTIQQTLILANILEACEHMTADQRKQIFSRLAES, encoded by the exons ATGGCTGAGGCGGTGGGTGCTGCGGCCGAGTCTCTGCCGGGAGACCGGGCGCGTGCGGCGCGCACCGTGCTGGATCAGGTGGTGCTCCCGGGTGAGGAGCTGCTGCTGCCGGAGCAGGAGGACGCTGAAGGCCCAGGGGGTCCTGGGGAGCGACCGCTGCGCCTGAATGCGGGGACGCGCTCCCGGGGGCGCGTCGTGTGCGGCCCGGGCCTGCGGCGCTGTGGCGACCGCCTGCTGGTCACCAAGTGCGGCCGCCTCCGTCACAAGGAGcccggcggcggcagcggcggtgGCGTTTACTGGGTGGACTCACAGCAGAAACGG TATGTCCCCGTGAAAGGAGACCATGTGATCGGCATAGTGACAGCTAAGTCTGGAGATATTTTCAAAGTTGATGTTGGAGGGAGTGAGCCAGCTTCTTTGTCTTACTTGGCATTTGAAGGTGCAACTAAAAGAAACAGACCAAATGTGCAG aTTGGAGATCTCATCTATGGCCAGTTTGTGGTTGCTAATAAAGATATGGAACCAGAGATGGTCTGCATTGACAGCTGTGGACGAGCCAGTGGAATGGGTGTGATTGGACAGGACGGTCTGCTTTTTAAAGTGACTTTGGGCTTAATTAGAAA GCTCTTGGCTCCAGACTGTGAAATCCTACAGGAAGTGGGAAAACTCTACCCACTCGAGATAGTATTTGGGATGAATGGAAGAATATGGGTTAAGGCAAAGACCATTCAGCAGACCTTAATTTTGGCAAACATTTTAGAAGCTTGTGAACACATGACAGCAGATCAAAGAAAACAGATCTTCTCCAGATTGGCAGAAAGTTAG